A single region of the Lotus japonicus ecotype B-129 chromosome 4, LjGifu_v1.2 genome encodes:
- the LOC130715295 gene encoding BTB/POZ domain-containing protein DOT3 isoform X1, with protein sequence MNSLQLVQTPDPGSQTDRNDQVSDKSIVVPKKLVTVADSFKGELSWFIAPQIPTDSSIQVQEIIYNVHKYPLISKCGYIGRLEVQPLISSSSKVLKLENFPGGPETFETILKFCYGLHVDFKPDNIAAIRCASEFLEMTEDLEEGNLISKTEAFLTFVVLSSWKDTVTVLKSCENLSPWAENLQIVRRCCDSIAWKASKDAPTIEDAASNQENWWFNDVAAFRIDHFMRIISAIRAKETKPEIIGKCIMQYAKRWLPGMDEELEGLRGYGHGKSNLHFTVFSGKEKESSAHSKQQKTIIESLVSILPPQQEAVPCKFLLQMLKMAMMYSVSPALTSDLEKRVGVVLEDAEVNDLLIPRYQNGDQGKTVNMNNSSEECTMEDIDVVQRIVEYFLMHEQQQMQLQQKTAKFNISRLLDNYLAEIARDPNLSITKFQVLAELLPENTRSFDDGLYRAIDTYLKTHPSLTEHDRRRLCKTMNCEKLSLDACMHAAQNDRLPLRAVVQVLFQEQVKLRAAMQEKEPAQSGIQTEQDENQISATIDIKTLKAELENVKSKMVELQSDYFELQQEYEKLSNNKPKNSSAWSFNWRKIKNSFHTKPAGVETGDGQDKPKTPNQTRSKETPRRRQSMS encoded by the exons ATGAACTCCCTTCAATTGGTCCAGACACCAGACCCTGGGAGCCAGACTGACAGAAATGATCAAGTTTCAGACAAAAGCATTGTAGTTCCTAAGAAACTTGTCACTGTAGCTGATAGCTTCAAAGGAGAACTTTCATG GTTCATTGCTCCGCAAATCCCAACAGACTCTTCAATTCAAGTCCAGGAAATCATTTATAATGTACACAAG TACCCCTTGATATCAAAATGTGGCTACATAGGACGACTGGAGGTTCAGCCATTGATATCAAGTTCTAGCAAAGTGCTTAAGCTTGAAAACTTTCCAGGAGGACCTGAAACATTTGAAACAATTCTAAAATTCTGTTATGGTCTCCATGTAGACTTCAAACCAGATAACATAGCTGCAATAAGATGTGCATCAGAATTCCTAGAGATGACTGAGGATCTAGAAGAAGGAAATCTCATTTCCAAGACAGAAGCTTTTCTCACTTTTGTTGTGCTCTCTTCATGGAAAGACACTGTCACTGTTCTAAAATCTTGTGAAAATCTATCTCCATGGGCTGAAAACCTCCAAATTGTAAGAAGATGTTGTGATTCCATTGCTTGGAAGGCTTCTAAAGATGCTCCTACAATTGAGGATGCAGCATCTAATCAAGAAAACTGGTGGTTCAATGATGTTGCCGCCTTCCGCATCGACCATTTTATGCGTATTATTTCAGCAATAAGGGCAAAAGAAACCAAACCAGAGATCATTGGTAAATGTATCATGCAATACGCAAAGAGATGGCTACCGGGAATGGATGAGGAGCTGGAAGGGCTAAGAGGATATGGACATGGAAAAAGTAACCTACACTTCACTGTTTTTAgtgggaaggaaaaagaaagcaGTGCACACAGCAAGCAGCAAAAGACAATTATTGAAAGCCTAGTAAGCATACTTCCTCCTCAACAAGAAGCTGTCCCATGTAAGTTCTTGTTGCAGATGTTAAAGATGGCCATGATGTATTCTGTATCACCAGCTCTCACTTCGGACCTCGAAAAAAGAGTTGGTGTGGTGTTGGAAGATGCTGAGGTGAATGATCTTTTAATTCCAAGATATCAAAATGGAGATCAAGGAAAAACTGTCAA CATGAATAATTCATCTGAAGAGTGCACTATGGAAGACATAGATGTGGTGCAACGAATTGTTGAATACTTCCtgatgcatgaacaacagcagaTGCAACTGCAACAGAAGACTGCGAAATTCAATATTAGTAGGCTCTTGGACAATTACCTAGCTGAAATTGCAAGAGATCCAAATCTTTCAATCACCAAGTTCCAAGTTCTAGCTGAATTGCTACCAGAAAACACTCGATCGTTTGATGATGGTCTATATAGAGCCATTGACACCTACCTCAAG ACCCATCCTTCACTGACCGAGCATGATCGTAGAAGACTGTGCAAAACAATGAACTGTGAGAAACTCTCACTTGATGCATGTATGCATGCTGCACAAAACGACCGATTGCCTTTAAGAGCTGTTGTCCAG GTTTTATTTCAGGAGCAAGTAAAGTTGAGGGCGGCAATGCAAGAGAAGGAGCCAGCACAAAGTGGAATCCAGACTGAACAGGACGAAAATCAGATATCTGCAACTATCGACATAAAAACACTCAAAGCAGAACTTGAGAATGTAAAGTCTAAGATGGTAGAACTGCAGAGTGACTATTTTGAGTTGCAACAAGAGTATGAAAAGTTAAGCAACAACAAGCCAAAGAATTCATCAGCGTGGAGTTTTAATTGGCGGAAGATTAAGAACTCCTTTCATACAAAACCAGCAGGAGTTGAAACTGGAGATGGACAGGATAAGCCCAAGACACCAAACCAGACTCGAAGTAAAGAAACCCCTAGAAGAAGGCAATCCATGTCTTAA
- the LOC130712099 gene encoding UDP-N-acetylglucosamine transporter ROCK1, translating to MAPPKPKGATQGNDSKILFFSILLAFQYGAQPLIAKRFISRDVIVTSSVLTCEIAKVIFALFIMAKDGSLRRVYKEWTLIGALTASGLPAAIYALQNSLLQISYRNLDSLTFSMLNQTKIFFTAFFTYVLLRQKQSIQQIGALFLLIAAAVLLSVGEGSSKGSPGSNADQILFYGIVPVLVASVLSGLASSLCQWASQVKKHSSYLMTIEMSIVGSLCLLASTLKSPDGEAMRLRGFFYGWTPLTLVPVISNALGGILVGLVTSYAGGVRKGFVIVSALLVTALLQFIFEGKPPSLYCLAALPLVVSSISVYQKYPYRVKKKES from the exons ATGGCACCCCCTAAACCCAAAGGGGCCACTCAGGGGAACGATTCCAAGATTCTATTCTTCTCCATTCTCCTCGCTTTCCAATACGGTGCTCAACCTTTGATCGCCAAACGCTTCATCAG CCGTGATGTTATTGTGACTTCATCAGTTTTGACATGTGAGATTGCAAAG GTTATCTTTGCATTGTTTATCATGGCAAAAGATGGCAGTCTGAGGAGAGTGTATAAAGAATGGACTTTGATTGGTGCGTTGACGGCATCAGGACTTCCTGCTGCTATATATGCACTGCAAAATAGTTTGTTGCAAATTTCTTACAGGAATCTCGATTCACTCACATTCTCGATGCTGAATCAGACAAAGATATTTTTCACTGCATTCTTTACATATGTCCTATTAAG GCAAAAACAATCAATTCAGCAAATTGGGGCCTTGTTCTTGTTAATAGCTGCAGCAGTCCTTCTAAGTGTTGGTGAAGGCTCTAGCAAAGGTTCTCCGGGTAGTAATGCTGATCAAATTTTATTCTATGGAATTGTTCCTGTATTAGTTGCTTCGGTGCTTTCTGGACTGGCTTCTTCCCTGTGTCAATGGGCCTCTCAG GTTAAGAAACACTCATCATACTTGATGACTATAGAAATGTCTATCGTTGGAAGTCTATGTTTGCTGGCCAGTACTTTGAAATCTCCAGATGGGGAAGCTATGAGGCTACGTGGATTTTTTTATGGTTGGACTCCTCTAACTTTG GTCCCAGTAATTTCCAATGCCCTTGGTGGAATTCTTGTTGGTTTAGTTACCAGCTATGCTGGTGGTGTTCGAAAG GGTTTTGTCATTGTTTCTGCTTTACTCGTTACAGCTTTGCTACAGTTCATTTTTGAAGGAAAACCACCTTCGTTGTACTGCCTTGCGGCTCTTCCATTAGTGGTCAGTAGCATTTCAGTATACCAGAAATACCCTTACCGAGTTAAGAAGAAGGAATCATGA
- the LOC130715295 gene encoding BTB/POZ domain-containing protein DOT3 isoform X2, with protein sequence MNSLQLVQTPDPGSQTDRNDQVSDKSIVVPKKLVTVADSFKGELSWFIAPQIPTDSSIQVQEIIYNVHKYPLISKCGYIGRLEVQPLISSSSKVLKLENFPGGPETFETILKFCYGLHVDFKPDNIAAIRCASEFLEMTEDLEEGNLISKTEAFLTFVVLSSWKDTVTVLKSCENLSPWAENLQIVRRCCDSIAWKASKDAPTIEDAASNQENWWFNDVAAFRIDHFMRIISAIRAKETKPEIIGKCIMQYAKRWLPGMDEELEGLRGYGHGKSNLHFTVFSGKEKESSAHSKQQKTIIESLVSILPPQQEAVPCKFLLQMLKMAMMYSVSPALTSDLEKRVGVVLEDAEVNDLLIPRYQNGDQGKTVNMNNSSEECTMEDIDVVQRIVEYFLMHEQQQMQLQQKTAKFNISRLLDNYLAEIARDPNLSITKFQVLAELLPENTRSFDDGLYRAIDTYLKTHPSLTEHDRRRLCKTMNCEKLSLDACMHAAQNDRLPLRAVVQEQVKLRAAMQEKEPAQSGIQTEQDENQISATIDIKTLKAELENVKSKMVELQSDYFELQQEYEKLSNNKPKNSSAWSFNWRKIKNSFHTKPAGVETGDGQDKPKTPNQTRSKETPRRRQSMS encoded by the exons ATGAACTCCCTTCAATTGGTCCAGACACCAGACCCTGGGAGCCAGACTGACAGAAATGATCAAGTTTCAGACAAAAGCATTGTAGTTCCTAAGAAACTTGTCACTGTAGCTGATAGCTTCAAAGGAGAACTTTCATG GTTCATTGCTCCGCAAATCCCAACAGACTCTTCAATTCAAGTCCAGGAAATCATTTATAATGTACACAAG TACCCCTTGATATCAAAATGTGGCTACATAGGACGACTGGAGGTTCAGCCATTGATATCAAGTTCTAGCAAAGTGCTTAAGCTTGAAAACTTTCCAGGAGGACCTGAAACATTTGAAACAATTCTAAAATTCTGTTATGGTCTCCATGTAGACTTCAAACCAGATAACATAGCTGCAATAAGATGTGCATCAGAATTCCTAGAGATGACTGAGGATCTAGAAGAAGGAAATCTCATTTCCAAGACAGAAGCTTTTCTCACTTTTGTTGTGCTCTCTTCATGGAAAGACACTGTCACTGTTCTAAAATCTTGTGAAAATCTATCTCCATGGGCTGAAAACCTCCAAATTGTAAGAAGATGTTGTGATTCCATTGCTTGGAAGGCTTCTAAAGATGCTCCTACAATTGAGGATGCAGCATCTAATCAAGAAAACTGGTGGTTCAATGATGTTGCCGCCTTCCGCATCGACCATTTTATGCGTATTATTTCAGCAATAAGGGCAAAAGAAACCAAACCAGAGATCATTGGTAAATGTATCATGCAATACGCAAAGAGATGGCTACCGGGAATGGATGAGGAGCTGGAAGGGCTAAGAGGATATGGACATGGAAAAAGTAACCTACACTTCACTGTTTTTAgtgggaaggaaaaagaaagcaGTGCACACAGCAAGCAGCAAAAGACAATTATTGAAAGCCTAGTAAGCATACTTCCTCCTCAACAAGAAGCTGTCCCATGTAAGTTCTTGTTGCAGATGTTAAAGATGGCCATGATGTATTCTGTATCACCAGCTCTCACTTCGGACCTCGAAAAAAGAGTTGGTGTGGTGTTGGAAGATGCTGAGGTGAATGATCTTTTAATTCCAAGATATCAAAATGGAGATCAAGGAAAAACTGTCAA CATGAATAATTCATCTGAAGAGTGCACTATGGAAGACATAGATGTGGTGCAACGAATTGTTGAATACTTCCtgatgcatgaacaacagcagaTGCAACTGCAACAGAAGACTGCGAAATTCAATATTAGTAGGCTCTTGGACAATTACCTAGCTGAAATTGCAAGAGATCCAAATCTTTCAATCACCAAGTTCCAAGTTCTAGCTGAATTGCTACCAGAAAACACTCGATCGTTTGATGATGGTCTATATAGAGCCATTGACACCTACCTCAAG ACCCATCCTTCACTGACCGAGCATGATCGTAGAAGACTGTGCAAAACAATGAACTGTGAGAAACTCTCACTTGATGCATGTATGCATGCTGCACAAAACGACCGATTGCCTTTAAGAGCTGTTGTCCAG GAGCAAGTAAAGTTGAGGGCGGCAATGCAAGAGAAGGAGCCAGCACAAAGTGGAATCCAGACTGAACAGGACGAAAATCAGATATCTGCAACTATCGACATAAAAACACTCAAAGCAGAACTTGAGAATGTAAAGTCTAAGATGGTAGAACTGCAGAGTGACTATTTTGAGTTGCAACAAGAGTATGAAAAGTTAAGCAACAACAAGCCAAAGAATTCATCAGCGTGGAGTTTTAATTGGCGGAAGATTAAGAACTCCTTTCATACAAAACCAGCAGGAGTTGAAACTGGAGATGGACAGGATAAGCCCAAGACACCAAACCAGACTCGAAGTAAAGAAACCCCTAGAAGAAGGCAATCCATGTCTTAA
- the LOC130714530 gene encoding uncharacterized protein LOC130714530, giving the protein MGEKQSLRSKASHFVSDLTTLLLNPISDNKNNNNNNKPSPPSSEEEVGESKESELEGAHDLVDGPDTSSFTAFLYSFLSSSDSGGNCDVTAAAAGGGILLDSVMKEDFRVKRSLFSRTLGLAIHQAVRMGGFRSKDRRDESEAEFDDGCGVEMRHFQPVKVPIPVVPVDDHPPEVSEPSKLISDSVRNAVYDSLPAIIHGRKWLMLYSTWKHGISLATLYRRSMVWPGLSLLVVGDRKGAVFGAVVEAPLIASNKRKYQGTNNSFVFTNTSGCPVIYRPTGVNRYFTLCTSDFIAIGGGSHFALYLDGDLLNGSSSVSETYGNPCLAHSQEFEVKEVELWGFVYPSKYEEIMALSRKEEALGLCHW; this is encoded by the exons ATGGGGGAAAAGCAATCTTTGCGGAGTAAAGCTTCCCACTTTGTTTCAGATCTCACCACTCTTCTTCTCAACCCTATCTCTgataacaaaaacaacaacaacaacaacaaacccTCTCCTCCTTCCTCT GAAGAAGAAGTGGGGGAGTCAAAAGAAAGTGAATTAGAGGGTGCCCATGATTTAGTTGATGGGCCTGATACTTCATCCTTCACTGCATTCCTCTATTCTTTTTTGTCTTCCTCTGATTCTGGGGGAAACTGTGATGTAACTGCAGCTGCTGCTGGTGGTGGTATTTTATTGGATTCTGTCATGAAGGAAGATTTTCGTGTGAAGAGAAGCTTGTTTTCCAGGACACTTGGTCTGGCCATTCACCAAGCTGTCAGAATGGGCGGGTTTCGCTCGAAAGATCGCAGGGATGAGTCGGAGGCTGAGTTTGATGATGGGTGTGGTGTTGAGATGAGGCATTTTCAGCCTGTCAAAGTGCCTATTCCTGTTGTGCCTGTGGATGATCATCCGCCGGAAGTTTCTGAACCTTCGAAGCTTATTTCAGACAGTGTAAGAAATGCTGTGTATGATTCGCTTCCGGCTATTATTCATGGGAGGAAATGGCTAATGCTATACAG TACTTGGAAGCATGGTATATCACTTGCAACTCTTTACCGGAGAAGCATGGTTTGGCCTGGACTGAGTTTGCTG GTTGTTGGAGACCGTAAAGGAGCAGTATTTGGTGCCGTGGTTGAAGCACCTCTTATAGCGTCTAACAAGAGAAAGTACCAG GGAACAAACAATTCATTTGTTTTCACAAATACCTCTGGTTGTCCTGTTATATATCGCCCAACAG GAGTAAACCGCTACTTCACACTTTGCACGTCCGACTTCATAGCGATAGGTGGGGGTAGTCATTTTGCACTTTATTTGGATGGTGACCT ATTGAATGGATCAAGTTCAGTCTCAGAAACGTATGGGAATCCTTGCCTTGCACACTCTCAAGAGTTTGAAGTGAAGGAAGTAGAG TTATGGGGCTTTGTATATCCTTCAAAGTATGAGGAAATAATGGCATTAAGCAGAAAAGAGGAAGCACTTGGGCTCTGTCACTGGTAA